A portion of the Sphaerochaeta pleomorpha str. Grapes genome contains these proteins:
- a CDS encoding threonine synthase: MRFTYECCDCGNVFETGEVIYQCPTCAKLNDGTSFPKGNLIVKLNKEDLKTLAQKEHVTMYDFFPYEVPTPSAYPVGGTPLAEPVRLAKKYGIKNLSCKLDSTLPSGSFKDRASQLIVGQALAHGENRIALASTGNAGAAMSCAGAAYGLEIILFVPASAPINKLMQSVLYGATVVPVKGTYDDAFALSIAYTERFGGINRNTAYNPMTIEGKKSISIELFEQMGRKVPDVVYVPVGDGCIYAGVFKGFYDLKEAGLIEKMPHIICVQSKQSNAISKAWKTGDFSCIEAATTRADSISVESPANGRMAVRYINECEGWATEVDDSEILDAQLELTREAGIFVEPAAACAWAGVVKDSKMLIEKFGKDVSVCTLLTGTGFKDMAVFTGRVSIPEAIENSKEAVIKRFEK, translated from the coding sequence ATGCGTTTTACCTATGAATGCTGCGATTGCGGCAATGTATTTGAAACGGGCGAGGTAATCTACCAGTGTCCAACCTGTGCCAAGCTCAATGACGGGACCTCGTTCCCCAAAGGCAACTTGATAGTCAAACTTAACAAGGAAGACTTGAAAACCCTTGCCCAAAAAGAACATGTCACTATGTATGATTTCTTTCCCTACGAAGTTCCTACTCCCTCAGCCTACCCAGTAGGGGGGACTCCCTTGGCAGAACCAGTTCGCCTTGCTAAAAAATACGGTATCAAGAATCTTAGCTGCAAACTGGACAGCACCCTGCCCTCTGGCTCTTTCAAGGACCGTGCCAGCCAGTTGATCGTAGGCCAAGCCCTCGCCCATGGGGAAAACCGTATTGCCTTGGCCTCTACCGGGAATGCCGGGGCTGCAATGAGCTGTGCAGGAGCTGCCTATGGTCTGGAAATCATTCTCTTTGTCCCTGCCTCAGCCCCGATTAACAAATTGATGCAGAGCGTTCTCTATGGGGCAACGGTAGTACCGGTAAAGGGCACCTATGATGATGCCTTTGCCCTTTCCATTGCCTATACCGAGCGTTTCGGGGGAATCAACCGCAATACCGCCTACAACCCCATGACCATCGAAGGCAAAAAGAGCATTTCCATCGAGCTGTTCGAGCAGATGGGACGCAAGGTTCCCGATGTGGTCTATGTGCCAGTTGGGGACGGCTGTATCTATGCCGGGGTCTTCAAGGGTTTCTACGACCTCAAGGAAGCAGGGCTTATCGAGAAAATGCCCCATATCATCTGTGTACAGAGCAAGCAGAGCAATGCAATCAGCAAAGCGTGGAAGACCGGGGATTTCAGTTGCATCGAGGCAGCTACCACCCGTGCTGACAGCATCAGCGTCGAAAGTCCTGCAAACGGGCGTATGGCCGTGCGCTATATCAACGAATGCGAGGGTTGGGCTACTGAGGTTGACGACAGTGAAATCCTTGACGCCCAGCTTGAACTGACCAGGGAAGCCGGCATTTTTGTCGAGCCTGCAGCAGCCTGTGCCTGGGCCGGGGTTGTCAAGGATAGCAAGATGCTCATCGAGAAATTCGGAAAGGATGTCAGCGTCTGTACGCTTCTCACCGGTACCGGTTTCAAGGATATGGCAGTCTTCACCGGAAGGGTTTCCATTCCCGAGGCAATTGAGAACAGCAAGGAAGCAGTGATCAAACGGTTTGAGAAGTAA
- a CDS encoding pyridoxal-phosphate dependent enzyme — MLINLNVNPEVREKNIKRCREKSIVLPTFKQMVDPSTVPEDIKAKLAVTGLWDVDPVNLFRVTWHNEPVEKGGKFGDVNYIEIPRAITGCKARIIAMAGKWFPTGVHKVGATYACLAPALVTGNFDSVDQQAVWPSTGNYCRGGAYNSALLGCKSIAILPEEMSQERFNWLKTVAGEIIATPGCESNVKEIFDKCHELDAERGQHIVIFNQFEQFENYLWHYTVTGGAMIEIAKKQGIKDENVRGYVSATGSGGTLAAGDHLKDVYPGLKIGAAEALQCPTLLRNGFGGHRIEGIGDKHVPWIHNVKNTDMVLAIDDQDCMDIYRLFNESAGIEYLKKMGVCDADIANLALFGISGIGNMLGAIKMAKYYEMDEDDVIFTVLTDSSVMYTSRLKELDEKQGKFDELEAVRVLAASLMHQGIDNALELSYYDRLRVHNLKYYTWVEQQGKTYAEINAQWYDKNYWKQLPAMADKIDELIEAFNKEVLAK, encoded by the coding sequence ATGTTGATTAATTTGAATGTTAACCCTGAAGTAAGGGAAAAGAACATTAAACGCTGTAGGGAAAAAAGTATTGTACTTCCTACTTTCAAGCAGATGGTGGACCCTTCCACTGTACCTGAGGATATCAAGGCCAAACTCGCTGTAACTGGTTTGTGGGACGTCGATCCTGTCAACCTTTTCAGAGTAACCTGGCATAACGAACCCGTCGAGAAAGGCGGAAAGTTTGGTGATGTCAACTACATTGAAATCCCACGCGCGATCACAGGCTGCAAAGCCCGTATCATTGCCATGGCCGGAAAGTGGTTCCCCACCGGGGTTCACAAAGTCGGTGCAACCTATGCTTGTCTGGCTCCCGCTCTTGTCACCGGTAACTTTGACTCTGTCGACCAGCAGGCCGTATGGCCGTCCACCGGCAACTATTGCCGCGGTGGTGCCTACAACAGTGCTTTGCTCGGATGCAAATCCATCGCCATCCTCCCCGAGGAAATGAGCCAGGAACGGTTCAATTGGCTCAAGACAGTTGCCGGCGAGATCATTGCAACCCCGGGTTGTGAATCAAACGTCAAGGAAATCTTTGACAAATGCCATGAGCTTGATGCAGAACGCGGCCAGCACATTGTCATTTTCAATCAGTTCGAGCAGTTCGAGAACTACCTTTGGCACTATACCGTAACCGGTGGTGCTATGATCGAGATCGCCAAGAAACAGGGAATCAAGGACGAGAACGTCCGTGGTTATGTTTCTGCTACCGGTTCCGGCGGAACCCTGGCAGCCGGAGATCACCTTAAAGATGTCTATCCTGGCCTCAAGATCGGCGCGGCTGAAGCCCTCCAGTGCCCTACATTGCTTCGCAACGGCTTCGGCGGACACAGAATCGAAGGTATCGGCGACAAGCATGTTCCATGGATCCACAATGTCAAGAACACCGATATGGTCCTTGCCATCGACGACCAGGACTGCATGGATATCTATCGCTTGTTCAATGAAAGTGCAGGTATCGAGTACCTCAAGAAAATGGGCGTCTGTGATGCAGACATTGCAAACCTGGCTTTGTTCGGGATCAGCGGTATCGGCAACATGCTCGGCGCAATCAAGATGGCCAAGTACTATGAGATGGACGAGGACGATGTAATCTTCACTGTCCTGACCGACAGCTCCGTCATGTACACTTCCCGTTTGAAGGAACTGGATGAGAAACAAGGCAAGTTCGACGAACTCGAAGCTGTCCGCGTGCTCGCCGCTTCCCTCATGCACCAGGGAATCGACAATGCTCTCGAGCTTTCCTATTACGATAGGCTTCGCGTCCACAACCTCAAGTACTATACTTGGGTTGAACAGCAGGGCAAAACCTATGCAGAGATCAATGCCCAGTGGTACGACAAGAACTACTGGAAGCAACTTCCTGCCATGGCAGACAAGATCGATGAATTGATCGAGGCGTTCAACAAGGAAGTCTTGGCAAAATAA
- a CDS encoding ABC transporter permease, with amino-acid sequence MIRSLPSSKAYSWGFRIFIILYFLFLFAPLVVTMVFAFNNSMYPSLPWEGFTLDWFFGNGPQKYGIFHDQSNLRSLGMSVRVALSVTVVSTILGTCAAFLFEQEDFRFKGLLYFLMLAPLVIPGVILGISILMFANTLGSALESLFGGYAKILGPGFWLVVVGQSSFISTIVALVVIARLKKFDRTLEEAAYNLGANRFSVLWFITLKYLRPSIIGGAAMAFLMSFENFNTTIFLVGSQATLPINMYMQVRDGSTPVINAISFLLIFITAIIAGANLVSGNKKAY; translated from the coding sequence ATGATCCGATCACTTCCCAGTTCAAAAGCCTATTCTTGGGGTTTCCGCATTTTTATAATCCTATATTTCCTGTTTCTCTTTGCCCCTCTGGTGGTAACCATGGTGTTTGCCTTCAACAATTCGATGTACCCTTCCCTTCCCTGGGAAGGCTTTACCCTCGATTGGTTCTTTGGCAACGGACCACAGAAATACGGCATTTTCCATGACCAGTCCAATTTGAGAAGCCTTGGCATGTCTGTGCGGGTTGCTCTCTCTGTTACTGTAGTCTCCACTATATTAGGGACCTGTGCAGCCTTTCTGTTCGAACAAGAGGACTTCAGATTCAAAGGCCTTCTCTATTTTTTGATGCTTGCCCCATTGGTAATCCCTGGGGTCATTCTCGGTATCTCAATCCTCATGTTCGCAAATACACTTGGATCAGCCTTGGAGAGTCTCTTCGGGGGGTATGCAAAAATACTGGGACCTGGTTTCTGGCTTGTGGTAGTCGGCCAGTCATCATTCATATCCACTATTGTTGCCCTGGTAGTGATTGCCCGGCTGAAAAAATTCGACCGTACACTGGAAGAGGCTGCCTACAACCTAGGCGCGAACCGATTCAGTGTCTTATGGTTCATTACGCTCAAATATCTCCGGCCTTCCATAATAGGGGGGGCAGCGATGGCCTTTCTCATGTCGTTTGAAAATTTCAATACCACCATCTTCCTTGTCGGTTCCCAGGCTACCCTGCCTATCAACATGTATATGCAGGTACGCGACGGTTCAACCCCGGTGATCAACGCAATTTCGTTTTTACTCATTTTCATCACGGCCATAATTGCCGGGGCCAACTTGGTCTCAGGAAACAAAAAAGCTTACTGA
- a CDS encoding ABC transporter permease codes for MMKNKQDTKQRNWGFFVFFIPVFLWLFLLIVLPHLELLRLSFLGTGYSGTSGFTLNNYLAFFKEPIYWLTFVRTALYSILVTFIVMVIALPVSFYITKIAKVKASGFLMILVLVPFWVSELIRVYGWIILLRESGVLNKLLTSIGLFKQPVEMLYNDITMVMGLVYTSMLFMVVPIIGVMDDLDDALIEAAYDLGAKKPAIWRTIIIPHCMPGIVSGGIIVFMLVLGSYLTPNLMGGKNSLWFTEQIYNQIIIYFNWNQGAAFGFLLLSLSSLIIWVILKLTRQSLKEVVK; via the coding sequence ATGATGAAGAATAAACAAGATACTAAGCAAAGGAACTGGGGTTTCTTCGTTTTTTTCATTCCGGTATTCCTCTGGCTGTTTCTTTTGATCGTATTGCCCCATCTGGAACTGTTGAGGCTTTCGTTTCTGGGGACAGGCTATTCTGGTACCAGCGGGTTCACCTTGAACAACTACCTGGCCTTTTTCAAGGAACCAATCTATTGGCTCACCTTCGTCCGTACCGCCCTTTATTCCATACTGGTCACGTTCATCGTGATGGTAATTGCCCTGCCGGTATCCTTCTATATCACCAAAATCGCCAAGGTCAAAGCCTCAGGTTTTTTAATGATCCTTGTTCTGGTTCCCTTCTGGGTGAGTGAATTGATCAGGGTGTATGGCTGGATCATTCTATTGAGGGAAAGCGGCGTACTGAATAAACTGCTCACCTCCATTGGGTTGTTCAAGCAACCGGTGGAGATGCTCTATAACGACATAACCATGGTCATGGGACTGGTGTACACCAGCATGCTCTTCATGGTTGTCCCGATCATCGGGGTCATGGACGACTTGGACGATGCACTTATTGAGGCTGCCTATGACCTGGGTGCCAAGAAACCCGCCATATGGCGTACCATCATCATTCCCCACTGTATGCCAGGCATAGTATCAGGAGGCATCATCGTGTTTATGCTGGTACTGGGAAGTTATCTCACCCCGAACCTCATGGGCGGGAAGAACTCCCTGTGGTTTACCGAGCAGATCTATAACCAGATAATCATCTATTTCAACTGGAACCAAGGGGCAGCCTTTGGCTTCCTCCTGCTTTCCCTTTCCTCGCTCATCATCTGGGTTATCCTCAAACTGACACGGCAAAGTCTCAAGGAGGTAGTAAAATGA
- a CDS encoding ABC transporter ATP-binding protein, with amino-acid sequence MEIALSVKGLTKKFGEFTAVDHVSFDVEEGKFFSILGPSGCGKTTLLRMIAGFYRQTEGNIAFSGVDMTNTAPNKRPVNLVFQNLALFPMMNVHENIAFGLRRRGEKSAVIDKKVNELLERVGLPGSGKKQINQLSGGQRQRIAIARCLVLDPSVLLLDEPLGALDAKLREHMKVELKKLQVQVGTTFVYITHDQSEAMMMSDTVAVMNAGHFEQIGTPQELYHNPSSSFVAQFVGNNNKLPVSLRKDGDGQYFARYENGKEFLLLGKQELQEKEAYDLFIRPEAMIINPKEKTASFNTLDVEVKAILFDGGNSRLLVTPQGTDNELVVALPQNRQFDNIKAKDKIQVGWDAATSICYKRENWKLYDEE; translated from the coding sequence ATGGAAATTGCATTGTCGGTGAAGGGACTGACTAAAAAATTCGGTGAATTCACCGCAGTCGATCATGTCTCGTTTGATGTAGAGGAAGGAAAATTCTTCTCGATACTCGGCCCTTCGGGTTGTGGGAAAACAACCCTCTTGCGCATGATCGCAGGGTTCTACAGGCAAACCGAGGGAAACATTGCATTCAGTGGCGTTGACATGACAAACACAGCCCCGAATAAACGGCCGGTGAACCTGGTATTCCAGAACCTTGCACTATTCCCCATGATGAACGTACACGAGAACATTGCCTTTGGCCTGAGAAGACGGGGGGAGAAATCCGCGGTAATTGATAAAAAAGTCAATGAACTTCTGGAACGGGTCGGGCTTCCCGGATCAGGGAAAAAACAAATCAACCAGCTTTCAGGCGGCCAGCGCCAACGTATTGCGATAGCCAGATGCCTGGTTCTCGACCCCTCGGTCCTCTTGCTTGACGAACCGCTGGGAGCCCTCGACGCAAAGCTACGGGAACATATGAAAGTCGAACTGAAAAAACTGCAGGTACAGGTTGGCACCACATTTGTCTATATCACCCATGACCAGTCGGAAGCAATGATGATGAGCGATACGGTAGCGGTCATGAATGCGGGTCACTTCGAACAGATCGGAACTCCGCAGGAACTGTACCACAACCCCTCTTCTTCTTTTGTAGCCCAGTTTGTTGGCAACAACAACAAACTCCCTGTCTCCTTGAGAAAAGACGGTGATGGGCAATATTTTGCCCGATACGAGAATGGCAAGGAGTTCCTTTTACTCGGAAAACAGGAACTCCAGGAAAAGGAAGCCTATGACCTTTTCATCCGTCCCGAGGCTATGATTATCAACCCGAAGGAGAAGACAGCTTCGTTCAACACCTTGGATGTAGAGGTCAAGGCGATTCTGTTTGACGGGGGAAACAGCCGCTTGCTGGTAACCCCCCAGGGGACTGACAACGAACTGGTAGTTGCCTTGCCGCAGAACAGGCAGTTCGACAATATCAAGGCAAAAGACAAAATTCAGGTGGGCTGGGACGCAGCTACCTCGATTTGCTACAAAAGGGAAAATTGGAAACTATATGATGAAGAATAA